One genomic region from Rhizomicrobium palustre encodes:
- a CDS encoding TonB-dependent receptor, translating into MSKSSWNVLFALCGLIGPATAETMSVETVRVDGKASGTELQALPTSIQDTPQAIQVISKEILEQQKVGSLEQALRNVPGITIAIGEGGALAGDQFKIRGFDAKDDVYLDGLRDFGVYSRDSFNDQEIEVLKGPSGALFGRGTTGGAINIVSKTPEAGDHISAQVIGGDKYLRGTADLNLALSDTAAVRLNVMGNWTGVEGRDVVYSHRWGVAPSIAFGIGTNTTFSLSALHQQSDAIPDYGLPVSVDPITRIAKPVTEKGIPRSNFLGYDRDRDSTTADILTAKFKTKLSDGLTLANDTRIGIYSRYFQYTTVDRCDETAATNTCATNMAINPATAYGGIGGGGPYRQAAWGIQDIASAKADYDLLGLRSQTIFGVDVSYQRNKRTFYAYTLPAKGAFNYLLGNGSASRTNIGVSLLNPVHTPPAGYSVYLPTLNGALPALTTASPSTNLYASGDATDVALFAVERLWFTPHWSVIGNLRWDHYDSSYATQTIGSPTTSSATAALSAKSEFFSPRGSLVFEPSEDQTFYFTFGRSNTPQGTSIVGAGTGIAATTADLKPEVAETMELGAKLGLAKLGLEDFMLTGSLFVVNKQNATKVDSSTGDVLSQSGERQRAQGIELGLSGKLLPDWSFTASYTFLDTKTRDSYVNCIAAPPAGSIITGVICPTGIATGSPVRNSIAIGRQITYTPKNAATLWTSYKFPFGMEAGGGLFYQSALYNAFTPASASVAAPATQVPYRIVKIPETIQLDLFAAYEVQNWRLGLNVINATDRLNYAQSFSNRATPAPSRTFMFSVSTAY; encoded by the coding sequence ATGTCTAAATCATCCTGGAACGTTCTGTTTGCCTTGTGCGGCCTCATCGGCCCCGCAACCGCCGAGACCATGTCCGTTGAAACCGTGCGGGTGGACGGCAAAGCCAGCGGCACTGAGCTGCAAGCCCTTCCAACCTCAATCCAGGATACGCCGCAGGCCATCCAGGTCATCTCGAAAGAAATCCTGGAGCAGCAGAAGGTGGGCTCGCTGGAGCAGGCGCTGCGCAACGTCCCAGGCATCACAATTGCTATCGGTGAAGGCGGTGCGCTGGCGGGCGATCAGTTCAAGATTCGCGGCTTCGATGCCAAGGACGACGTCTATCTCGATGGCTTGCGCGATTTCGGTGTCTATTCGCGCGACAGCTTCAACGATCAGGAAATCGAGGTCCTGAAAGGTCCGTCCGGCGCATTGTTCGGGCGCGGCACGACCGGCGGGGCGATCAACATCGTCTCAAAAACGCCCGAAGCGGGCGATCATATCAGCGCGCAAGTGATCGGCGGTGATAAATATCTGCGCGGCACGGCGGATCTCAACCTCGCGCTCAGCGATACCGCCGCGGTACGCCTGAATGTGATGGGCAATTGGACCGGTGTGGAAGGGCGCGATGTGGTCTATTCGCATCGCTGGGGCGTGGCGCCGAGCATCGCCTTCGGTATTGGGACGAATACCACCTTCAGCCTCTCGGCGCTGCATCAGCAAAGCGACGCCATTCCCGATTACGGCCTGCCGGTCTCGGTAGATCCCATAACGCGCATTGCCAAGCCGGTGACAGAGAAGGGCATCCCGCGCTCTAATTTCCTGGGCTATGACAGGGATCGCGACAGCACCACGGCAGATATTCTGACCGCCAAATTCAAGACTAAGCTTTCGGACGGGCTGACGCTGGCGAACGATACCCGTATCGGCATCTATTCGCGCTATTTCCAATACACCACGGTGGACCGCTGCGATGAAACCGCCGCGACCAACACCTGCGCCACCAATATGGCGATCAACCCGGCTACGGCCTATGGCGGCATAGGCGGCGGCGGGCCTTATCGCCAAGCCGCTTGGGGCATTCAGGATATCGCCAGCGCGAAAGCCGATTACGATCTTTTGGGCCTGCGCAGCCAGACCATATTCGGGGTGGACGTTTCCTATCAGCGCAACAAGCGCACTTTCTATGCCTATACGCTGCCGGCGAAAGGCGCCTTCAATTACCTCCTCGGCAATGGCTCGGCCTCACGTACCAATATCGGCGTGAGCCTGCTCAATCCGGTGCATACGCCGCCTGCGGGATATAGCGTCTATTTGCCGACGCTGAATGGCGCGCTGCCTGCGCTCACCACCGCGTCCCCGTCGACCAATCTTTATGCCAGCGGCGATGCCACCGATGTGGCGCTGTTCGCGGTGGAGCGGCTGTGGTTCACGCCGCATTGGTCGGTGATCGGCAATCTGCGTTGGGATCATTATGATTCCAGCTATGCCACGCAGACCATCGGTTCGCCCACGACGTCGTCGGCGACGGCAGCGCTTTCCGCAAAAAGCGAGTTCTTCAGCCCGCGCGGCAGCCTGGTGTTTGAACCGTCCGAGGATCAAACTTTCTACTTCACCTTTGGCCGTTCCAACACGCCGCAAGGCACCTCTATCGTTGGCGCAGGCACAGGCATCGCCGCCACCACGGCGGATCTGAAGCCCGAAGTCGCCGAAACCATGGAGCTGGGCGCCAAGCTGGGCCTCGCGAAGCTGGGGCTGGAAGATTTCATGCTGACGGGCTCGCTCTTTGTGGTGAACAAGCAGAACGCGACAAAGGTGGATTCCTCCACCGGCGATGTTCTCAGCCAGTCCGGAGAGCGCCAGCGCGCGCAAGGCATCGAGCTTGGGCTTTCAGGAAAGCTGCTTCCGGATTGGAGTTTCACCGCCTCCTATACCTTCCTCGACACCAAGACGCGCGATTCCTATGTGAACTGCATCGCGGCGCCGCCAGCGGGCAGCATCATTACCGGTGTGATTTGTCCAACCGGCATTGCCACGGGTTCGCCGGTGCGCAATAGCATCGCGATTGGGCGCCAGATCACCTACACCCCCAAGAACGCGGCGACGCTGTGGACCTCGTATAAATTTCCTTTTGGGATGGAGGCGGGCGGCGGGCTCTTTTATCAAAGCGCGCTCTATAATGCTTTCACGCCTGCGAGCGCGTCTGTGGCGGCGCCTGCAACCCAGGTGCCGTATCGCATCGTGAAAATTCC